A single genomic interval of Lepidochelys kempii isolate rLepKem1 chromosome 13, rLepKem1.hap2, whole genome shotgun sequence harbors:
- the DNAJC5 gene encoding dnaJ homolog subfamily C member 5 yields MADQRQRSLSTSGESLYHVLGLDKNATSDDIKKSYRKLALKYHPDKNPDNPEAADKFKEINNAHAILTDATKRNIYDKYGSLGLYVAEQFGEENVNTYFVLSSWWAKALFVFCGLITGCYCCCCLCCCCNCCCGKCKPKPPEGSEQEYYVSPEDLEAQLQSDEREATDTPIVIQPASASETTQLTTDSHPSYHTDGFN; encoded by the exons ATGGCAGACCAGAGGCAACGTTCGCTGTCTACCTCCGGAGAATCATTGTACCATGTCCTAGGACTGGATAAGAATGCCACTTCCGATGATATAAAAAAGTCATACAG GAAACTTGCATTGAAATATCATCCTGATAAGAACCCAGATAATCCAGAGGCTGCAGATAAATTTAAAGAGATCAACAATGCACATGCAATATTGACTGATGCCACAAAACGAAACATATATGATAAGTATGGCTCTTTGGGCCTGTACGTAGCAGAGCAGTTTGGAGAGGAGAATGTGAACACATACTTCGTCCTATCCAGCTGGTGGGCAAAG GCCCTGTTTGTGTTCTGTGGGCTCATCACAGGCTGCTACTGCTGttgctgtctgtgttgctgctgtAACTgttgctgtggaaagtgtaaacCTAAACCTCCTGAAGGCAGCGAGCAGGAATACTATGTCTCTCCAGAGGACTTGGAGGCACAGTTACAGTCGGACGAAAGGG AGGCCACAGACACACCTATTGTGATACAACCAGCATCAGCCTCAGAGACGACCCAGCTCACAACCGACTCTCACCCCAGCTACCACACTGATGGATTTAACTAA